The following coding sequences are from one Kosakonia sp. H02 window:
- the agaV gene encoding PTS N-acetylgalactosamine transporter subunit IIB, with protein MPNIVLSRIDERLIHGQVGVQWVGFAGANLVLVANDEVADDPVQQNLMEMVLAEGIAVRFWSLQKVIDNIHRAADRQKILLVCKTPADFLTLVKGGVPVSRINVGNMHYADGKKQIAKTVSVDARDIAAFNALKANGVECVVQGVPTEPALDIFKLL; from the coding sequence ATGCCAAACATCGTATTAAGCCGTATTGATGAACGCTTAATCCACGGTCAGGTAGGGGTGCAATGGGTTGGGTTTGCCGGGGCGAACCTGGTGCTGGTGGCCAACGATGAGGTTGCCGACGATCCGGTACAACAAAATCTGATGGAAATGGTGCTGGCGGAAGGGATCGCCGTGCGCTTCTGGTCGCTGCAAAAAGTGATCGACAACATCCATCGCGCCGCTGACCGGCAAAAGATCCTGCTGGTTTGTAAAACCCCCGCTGACTTTTTGACCCTGGTAAAAGGCGGCGTCCCGGTTAGCCGTATTAACGTCGGGAATATGCACTATGCCGATGGCAAAAAGCAGATCGCCAAAACTGTCTCTGTCGACGCCCGCGACATTGCAGCGTTCAATGCGTTGAAAGCCAACGGCGTGGAGTGCGTAGTGCAAGGTGTGCCGACAGAGCCCGCACTGGATATCTTCAAACTACTTTGA
- the kbaZ gene encoding tagatose-bisphosphate aldolase subunit KbaZ, which produces MKHLTALIKHHKEGDKKGIYAVCSAHPLVLEAAIRFAAAHHHPLLIEATSNQVDQFGGYTGMTPAQFHAFVCQLADKLSFPRSQLILGGDHLGPNRWQTLPASEAMSHAEELIKHYVTAGFKKIHLDCSMSCADDPTPLTDEIVAARAARLAQVAEVACMAQWGEADLVYVIGTEVPVPGGAHETLTELAVTSPDAARATLQAHRAAFERQGLSNIWPRIIALVVQPGVEFDHTHVVDYQAQKASALSKMVEDQPTLVFEAHSTDYQTPQALRQLVHDHFAILKVGPALTFALREALFALAAIEEELLPARACSDLRHVLENVMLDRPEYWQSHYHGDSHARRLARDFSYSDRVRYYWPDSQIDESYARLVRNLADQPIPLPLISQYLPLQYARVREHRLSATPNALIIDHIQDVLRQYHAACQGVSSDNN; this is translated from the coding sequence GTGAAACACCTTACCGCGCTGATAAAGCATCACAAAGAGGGCGACAAGAAAGGGATCTACGCCGTTTGTTCTGCCCATCCCCTGGTGCTTGAAGCCGCAATCCGATTTGCCGCCGCTCATCATCACCCGTTACTTATTGAAGCGACATCGAATCAGGTTGATCAATTCGGCGGCTATACCGGCATGACACCGGCGCAATTTCACGCTTTCGTTTGCCAGCTTGCCGATAAGCTGAGCTTCCCGCGCTCACAGTTGATTTTGGGTGGCGATCATCTTGGCCCAAATCGCTGGCAAACATTACCCGCATCCGAGGCCATGTCCCATGCTGAAGAGCTGATTAAGCATTACGTCACGGCGGGTTTCAAAAAAATCCATCTCGATTGCAGCATGTCGTGCGCCGACGATCCTACACCGCTTACCGATGAGATCGTAGCGGCACGCGCCGCAAGGCTGGCACAAGTGGCTGAAGTGGCCTGCATGGCGCAATGGGGTGAGGCCGATCTGGTCTACGTCATCGGCACTGAAGTTCCCGTCCCTGGCGGTGCCCACGAAACGCTGACCGAGCTTGCCGTTACCTCCCCCGATGCCGCGCGCGCCACGTTACAGGCGCATCGCGCCGCCTTTGAACGCCAGGGGCTAAGCAACATCTGGCCACGCATCATCGCGCTGGTAGTTCAGCCCGGTGTTGAATTCGATCACACCCATGTCGTGGATTACCAGGCACAAAAAGCCAGCGCCCTGAGCAAAATGGTGGAGGATCAGCCGACACTGGTGTTTGAAGCCCACTCCACGGATTATCAGACACCTCAGGCGCTGCGCCAGTTGGTTCACGATCACTTTGCTATTTTGAAAGTCGGCCCGGCGCTTACTTTTGCCCTGCGTGAGGCGCTGTTCGCTCTGGCGGCGATCGAAGAGGAACTGCTTCCCGCCCGCGCCTGTTCCGATCTTCGTCACGTGCTGGAAAATGTCATGCTCGACCGTCCTGAGTACTGGCAAAGCCATTATCACGGTGACAGCCACGCCCGCCGCCTGGCGCGCGACTTTAGCTATTCAGACCGCGTGCGTTATTACTGGCCGGATAGCCAGATTGATGAATCCTACGCACGACTGGTGCGTAACCTGGCCGACCAGCCCATTCCCCTTCCGCTTATCAGCCAGTACCTGCCGCTTCAGTACGCCAGAGTGCGCGAGCACAGGCTGAGCGCAACGCCTAACGCGCTGATTATTGATCACATTCAGGACGTGCTGCGTCAGTACCACGCCGCCTGTCAGGGCGTTTCGTCTGATAACAATTAA
- a CDS encoding DeoR family transcriptional regulator: MASTSSSPEKRTLGTSERREQIIQRLRQQGSVQVNDLSLFFGVSTVTIRNDLAFLEKQGIAVRAYGGALICDGNAPASEPSVEDKSALNTGLKRGIALAAAEMIKPGHRVILDSGTTTYEIARMMKQHQDVIAMTNGMNVANALLDAEGVELLMTGGHLRRQSQSFYGDQAEQSLQNYHFDILFLGVDAIDLERGVSTHNEDEARLNRRMCEVAERIIVVTDSSKFNRLSLHKIIDTQRIDMVITDEGIPAESLHGLQKSGIDVLLVKQ; this comes from the coding sequence ATGGCCAGCACCAGTTCCTCACCCGAAAAGCGCACTCTCGGTACGAGCGAAAGGCGTGAGCAGATTATCCAGCGGCTACGCCAGCAAGGAAGCGTCCAGGTTAATGATTTATCTCTTTTTTTTGGTGTCTCCACCGTCACAATTCGCAACGATCTCGCCTTCCTGGAAAAACAGGGAATTGCCGTACGCGCTTATGGCGGGGCACTTATCTGTGACGGCAACGCACCGGCATCCGAACCTTCCGTGGAAGATAAAAGCGCGTTAAATACCGGGCTGAAGCGGGGGATTGCGCTTGCGGCGGCTGAAATGATCAAGCCGGGACACCGCGTTATTCTCGACTCGGGAACCACGACGTATGAAATTGCGCGCATGATGAAGCAACACCAGGACGTGATCGCGATGACGAATGGTATGAATGTCGCGAATGCATTGCTTGATGCCGAAGGGGTAGAGTTGCTGATGACCGGAGGGCACCTGCGCCGTCAGTCGCAGTCTTTCTATGGCGATCAGGCGGAACAATCGCTACAGAACTACCATTTCGACATCCTTTTTCTCGGCGTTGATGCCATCGATCTTGAACGCGGCGTTAGTACGCATAACGAAGATGAGGCGCGGCTGAACCGACGCATGTGTGAAGTGGCGGAGCGCATTATTGTCGTGACGGATTCCAGCAAATTTAACCGGTTGAGTTTGCACAAAATTATCGATACGCAGCGTATTGATATGGTCATTACGGACGAAGGGATCCCGGCGGAGAGCCTGCATGGATTGCAGAAAAGCGGTATCGACGTGCTGCTGGTGAAGCAATAA
- the garD gene encoding galactarate dehydratase — protein MSDIEIRQQSPGAFYIKVHDTDNVAIIVNDNGLKAGTRFPDGLELIEHIPQGHKVALVDIPQHGEIVRYGEVIGYAVRNIPRGSWIDESLVELPKAPPLNTLPLATKVPEPLPPLEGYTFEGYRNADGSVGTKNLLGLTTSVHCVAGVVDYVVKIIERDLLPKYPNVDGVVGLNHLYGCGVAINAPAAVIPIRTIHNISLNPNFGGEVMVIGLGCEKLQPERLLEGTEDVKAIPADGASIVRLQDEHHVGFRSMVDDILQVAERHLAKLNQRKRETCPASELVVGMQCGGSDAFSGVTANPAVGYASDLLIRCGGTVMFSEVTEVRDAIHLLTPRAINEEVGKRLLEEMAWYDNYLDMGKTDRSANPSPGNKKGGLANVVEKALGSIAKSGKSAISEVLSPGQRPTKRGLIYAATPASDFVCGTQQVASGITVQVFTTGRGTPYGLVAVPVIKMATRTELANRWYDLMDINAGTIATGEESIEDVGWKLFHFILDVASGRKKTFSDQWGLHNQLAVFNPAPVT, from the coding sequence ATGTCCGACATTGAAATAAGACAGCAATCGCCTGGGGCGTTTTATATTAAGGTTCACGACACCGATAATGTCGCGATTATCGTTAACGACAACGGCTTAAAAGCGGGCACCCGATTCCCGGACGGCCTTGAGCTGATTGAGCATATCCCGCAGGGTCATAAAGTTGCGCTGGTCGATATCCCTCAACATGGCGAAATCGTGCGTTATGGCGAAGTGATTGGCTACGCCGTGCGCAACATTCCGCGCGGAAGCTGGATTGATGAATCCCTGGTCGAGTTGCCAAAAGCGCCGCCGCTGAACACTCTTCCACTGGCGACCAAAGTCCCCGAACCGCTGCCCCCGCTGGAAGGCTACACCTTTGAAGGTTACCGCAATGCAGACGGCAGCGTCGGCACCAAAAACCTGCTCGGCCTGACCACCAGCGTACATTGCGTGGCGGGCGTGGTGGATTATGTGGTGAAGATCATCGAACGCGACCTGCTGCCGAAATACCCGAACGTCGATGGCGTGGTCGGCCTCAACCATTTATACGGCTGCGGCGTGGCGATTAACGCACCGGCGGCAGTTATTCCGATTCGTACGATCCACAACATTTCGCTGAACCCGAACTTCGGCGGTGAAGTGATGGTGATTGGTCTCGGCTGTGAAAAACTGCAACCGGAACGGCTGCTGGAAGGCACGGAAGATGTGAAAGCGATTCCGGCTGACGGTGCCAGCATTGTGCGTTTGCAGGATGAACACCACGTTGGTTTCCGTTCGATGGTGGACGATATTCTGCAAGTCGCAGAGCGTCACCTGGCGAAACTGAACCAGCGTAAACGCGAAACCTGCCCGGCCTCTGAACTGGTAGTCGGCATGCAGTGCGGCGGCAGCGATGCTTTCTCCGGCGTCACGGCCAACCCGGCGGTCGGTTACGCCTCTGACCTGCTTATTCGCTGCGGCGGCACGGTGATGTTCTCGGAAGTAACCGAAGTGCGCGATGCCATCCATCTGTTGACGCCGCGCGCCATTAATGAAGAAGTGGGTAAACGCCTGCTGGAAGAAATGGCCTGGTACGATAACTATCTGGACATGGGTAAAACCGACCGCAGCGCCAACCCCTCTCCGGGGAACAAAAAAGGCGGTCTGGCAAACGTCGTGGAAAAAGCGCTCGGCTCGATTGCAAAATCCGGCAAGAGTGCCATTTCCGAAGTGCTGTCGCCGGGCCAGCGCCCGACCAAACGCGGCCTGATTTACGCGGCAACACCGGCGAGCGACTTCGTTTGCGGCACACAGCAGGTGGCTTCCGGCATCACCGTGCAGGTGTTCACCACCGGTCGCGGTACGCCGTACGGCCTGGTCGCCGTGCCGGTGATTAAAATGGCAACGCGTACCGAGCTGGCAAATCGCTGGTACGACTTAATGGACATCAACGCGGGGACCATCGCCACCGGCGAAGAGAGCATCGAGGATGTGGGCTGGAAGCTGTTCCACTTTATTCTTGATGTCGCCAGTGGCCGTAAGAAAACCTTTTCGGATCAATGGGGGCTGCACAACCAGCTGGCGGTGTTCAACCCGGCTCCGGTGACCTGA